AAAATTACCCGGGACTGTTATATCAGGACATTCTAGAGTTCAAATGAGTGTAAAAGATTAATTTTATGCAATTTCCTTCTGGACTACTAAAGTAGTCCATCTAGTTTTACCAGTATTTTAGTTGATTTGCATTGGTGGCAGAAAAGACTAAAGATTTTTCTCACAAAGCCACATGTCTGGCACTTCATCagactttattattattattttttttttactatggcTTAAATACAAGAAATCTGTTCTGATACTATCTGTTCTTTCCTGAGTTGAATCTGACCGATAAAAGGAATGAACAGTTCTTTTACTGTGAAAATCTAACTTTAACTGTGAATCTTCACACCTAAGCTGATtttcacacacatcacacaatcCTCTTTGCATACTCTGAAGGAAAAGGGCCAACATGAAAGCATCGTCAGAGAGCACCAACAGTGGTTTCCAGCATTGTAGAGGAGGCCTTTGGTTGTGTGATTTTTAGAATTACGTGTTCAATCCTTTCTCATAtaaaaattgtgatttcaaCTATTTACTTGGTAGTCCAATTCAATTTAGGTTCATTTCCAGTTTGTGCTAACATGGTGCTCTGTTTCAGCTGTATCGCCCCATGGGTGTTCGTGTGATGCTGGTCGGTCTGGATATCTGGTCATACAGAGATCAGATGGAGGTCAGCACTAACCCTGAGCTCACCCTCAGTCGCTTCTTGGAGTGGCGTCAGCGGAGCCTGTTGCCGAGGACAAAACACGACAATGCACAGTTCATCACgtaagacacaaaaaaaactccctGCCAAAAGGACAATGCCAATGATGTGTTTAGCTGTTAGAGTAAGTGTCTAAAcatttctcctcttctttgCTTAGAGGTGTGGATTTTGATGGTTCCACTGTCGGCTTAGCCAACACCAATTCAATGTGCACCTCTAACTCGGGAGCTGTCAATGAGGTGCATATACTTTTTTGTAACACATCTGTGTAAAAATATAGATATGAAAAGGAAATTATTGGGAGTTGTGTGATGTTAATGTTTCAGTTGTACTTGACTCGACTTTTGTCTACTGTACACACAGGACCATAACATTAACTCAATAGGAGTGGCCTCAACTATTGCTCATGAGATGGGTCACAACCTTGGCTTGTCCCATGATTCTGAAAACTGTGTCTGTGGCTCCTTAACATCGAAAAAAGGCTGCATCATGGCTGAGAGTGTTGGGTAAACTCAGTTTTACTCCCACATACACTCCACAAAATGTACTGTTCTAAAACCCAGAGTAATGCTaatgtttaccttttttgtaCTTGTTCTTGCTGACTTATCTCCTAGCCTTGTGTATCCAGAGCTGTTCAGCAGCTGCAGTCAGCAGCAACTCAGCAGGTTCTTGGAGGAGGTCAACCCTGCCTGTCTGCTGGATACTCCCTCTACTGATCGCATCTATGGAGGGCCAGTGTGTGGAAATGCCTTCCTGGAGCCTGGAGAGGAGTGTGACTGTGGTACTGCGGAGGTTTGTTTATGCTGCACACAGAAGGTGGATACAAACAATATCAAACTGGGAGACTGGATTGCTAAATTCCGCATCTTACTGTCTGTCTCATAGGAGTGCAAGAATACCTGCTGCAATGCCACTACCTGCACACTTAATGCAGGAGCCCAGTGTGCAGAGGGAGAGTGCTGCCACAACTGCCAAGTAAGTAATGCTCACTATGTCCTCTCTACTGTAGATGAGGGAAGTCACACTGATATTTATTGTGTTACGAAATATCTAGACACTGACTCTGCCGTCTGGCTGGTTATGTGCGAGAGTGCTTATTTCAGTAGTCGGAACATCACCATCTGTGCTTCTTTTCGCTCTGCAGCTGAAACCGACAGGCAGCGTCTGCCGACCAAAGACAGGAGGCTGTGACCTGGCAGAATACTGCACCGGCTTCTCTGCCTCCTGTCCGACTGACTCCTACGCCCAGAATGGCCTGTCTTGCAACCGTGGAAAAGGATACTGCTACAATGGACAGTGTCCTTCACGACAGGAACACTGCAAGAGACTTTGGGGACCAGGTAAAACACCAGCGaattacagtttgttttgttgttatattcTAATACATTGAGATTCTTACGTCCACAACTTTCTTGTTGTCATGATTGTTTAGATGCAGAAGTAGCTCCAGATGTTTGTTTCCACCAGCACGGAAACTGCAGAAAGACACTGTTTAGCCAGAGATGTTCAAGCCGGTATGTATTAAAAAGCCACAACATCACTATAATGATGTATATTTACAGTGTGGCATTGTTGATTTGTGGTACAGAATCATTGCTTTGTGGTTTTTGGTTACAGAGATCAATCTTGTGGGACACTCTTCTGCTCCGGAGGATGGGAATTTCCAGTGACATCCAGGAAGTCTTTTTACAAAGTAGGAAATGGAGACATATGCAATGAGGCAACTATGAACCCCGAGGACAACTACCCTGCAGATCTGGGCATTGTCCCTGTTGGTACTAAGTGTGGCAACAACATGGTAAGAAAACGTCCAATCTCGTTGTTAGCTGTTACTATCAACAAAAACTATGTGGACTCCAGTTCTGGGaactttgtcaatgtctttcaggTATGCTACAATCAACGGTGTCAAgacatcaaaaacataaaagtgtaCGGAACAAATGACTGCTCTGCCAAATGCAATAACCATGGGGTGAGGAATCTGTTAACCTCACAGCACTGTAGTTCTGTATCGCCATGATAACATAATGGACTGTGAGTGTGATCTCTGACAGGTTTGTAACCATGAGAGACAGTGTCACTGCGACCCTGGCTGGGCCCCACCTTTCTGCGATGTGGAGCAGTCAGAACTCCCTGAAGGTATTGTACAAGTCTTTATATGGTTGGTTGACTGTTTTGTCCGTTCTTCTTCGTCTCTGTTTTTCCACCATGATTTTACCCAAACTCAAACAATGGTGCTCTGTTATGATGTTTTAATGGAATTCCCCGATCACATTGCTACAAATGCAATAATGATGTTACAGTGTATTTCCTTTCCTGAGCGGTTGACATACACTGTTACATGTTTATCCTTGAGCAACAGAAGAATATTGTCACAAtcgatgtgtgtttgtgtgtgcagaggCAAGTATGCTGGTGCTTCTTGTTTCACTGATGGTCGGCTTATTTCTGCTATCGGTCCTGGTTATTGGTAGTTTGATGTGCTGCATCAAAAAAATGCGACCTGCAAAGAGGTACAGAAAAAAGTTATCCCTTTCTTTTAGTCTCAGTTAAATCACTGTGTGCATTCAGCCACAAAgactatactttttattttgtccatctTGAATTTTAgcttctgtgtgtatttctttttatagatGCTTCCAATCTACCTCAGGACAAACCAACCCGTTGTTTCGGTCAAGCGGTACACGAGGCAGCCCTCGTCTCGGGTCCACACACATCAGTCTGCCTACATTTGTGGAGTCTTCAGCCTCTCAAGTCTGTAAATCTCTGTCCTCTGTCAGACCACATACCCGAGCACTGAAGCCCAGCAGAGCAGCCCCATTGGTGAGCTACCATTTTGATCTAAAAGCTTCAGCATTAAGGGGAAGTAATGCACTGTTTCCTCATTAGACgtggtatttgttttatttatggaAATAGTTTGCATCTGAACCCATGTCATTATGATAATTAGTTTTGGGGAACTGACCCAAATATGAAGCCACACAAAACAACGAATATGTGCCCGCTAAAGTgtctcagagacacacactgacaacaaTGAGATCCAATGAAGCTGCATAAATCAGAAAGGATCAAGACTTTCGCCTTCACTCATCTCTGTTTTGTGTCCCTTACAGCCCCCTAAGAATTTGTCAGTTGTATCTCAGCCATCAAAGATTGAACAGGTAATTTGCTCTACGTTTTTTTCGGTATGTGTAGTGTTGCAGTCTTTATTGTTTAGTTGTATTCTGTATTGCAAATGGCAAATACATATCTTTGTTTAGGTTCTAAGGCCGTTCATGCAGCCTGTTTCAAGCAAGCCTATCTATTCTGAGGTAAAATTGCATACAgaaatttcttattttcttatatCAAGCACACTATTAGTTTGCTTTGTGAAAGTATGTATTACTTGTTTCaagttttgtctcttttttttcgtCAGAATAAGCCACTACCTCCATCCAGACCTCTGCCACCACTTGCAACCAAACTGGTAAGTAACATTACTTTAATGTAAATTTATCATCAATTTTCACATTTGtactcatttaaaatgtcttgccATTGGCACTTGAAATCTGAACGTCTGCTCTCTAAGATCATGAAGCCAAAGCCTCCGATGCCTCCAGTGAAGCCAAAGCCCTCTGCAGTCCAGTCTCAACTGCCACACACTCAGCTGGTATGTATTCAGACGGCAACAGTCAGTTGGACTTTCCTAAATCCTCCAAATCCTGGCAGTTGGTATATAAACATTCCTAATGTTATTCAAGGCATTCACATTTATAAAGACGTCTGTGGTTTTGGACATTGTCCCAACATAGCAGTGTAATGAACaagctgtggctcagtgttaGTGAGTCAGTAAGCACACAAACTTCACTGGACCACCACTGAATAACTATGACACATGTAACAAAAGAGTTTGGAGACATTTGGAGTTAACCTGAGAGAATTGCATCAGTTGCTTGTtaacaatatttgtttttctaggTTGCAGGGAGAGCTGCCTTGATGCCCCAAAGCAGGCCCAGATGACAGTGGGAATCAATCTCCCATGGTGTAAACATTGCAATCTTTTGACAGAGGACACTGTTGTTGACCCACCTAAGAAGGACAATAAATCCGGAGACGCATGTATGTTTTAAAGTCGAAACAAGATCTACCGAAAGATCAGAAACAAATAAGTGACAGACCTTTTCTGGCAATTATGGTCTCCCTAAGGATTACCGCCATCTGTATCTTGCTTATGTAAGCCTGGTATGTTGATGACAATCTGAAGCCGTGATTGACAGATTCATCTTGTGTGCTTTAAAAATGGGAAACGGCTATTCTGCcttgatgatgtttttttattttttaaatttatgggAAATGTCTCTTTGCCTTGATCCTTGAATATGTGAACACTTTATGAGGCGATTGCACTATAAATGCTGTAACTGTTTTACTAATTTTCAATATTCCCTCACATTGGTTTTAGTAGGCTACTGCTTTTCTAAGAAATCATTTTGTAAAGGGATTTTAAAATGTGGTACCAACGTGGGCACTTTAAAAATTGTCTTAATTACGGATACACCACACAAGTTATGACTATGTCTTGAACTTTTTTATACTAACTTATGTATGCTTGAATTTGTAAGTCTGAATTATgacatgctgttgtttttgtgtgtggacTTACTATGTGTTAATTGTTTAAGggattttatatttcatattttctatGCAGCAGACAGAGTCCTACCCTCATGCCAATGATTGTGATATTTCCTTACAGTGAGGATTCTGTCTTGATTTGTCCTGCAAACTTGGAATTGACAATTAATATGAACCGTTCGTATTTattgatatcttttttttgtctgtgtaatAAAGCtaacaataaaagacaatagCCATAATCACTGTTTAAGTCTTTTTAATCCGTCTGTCTCGTACATAGCTAGATATACTGTATCCCAGACGCCATGATCTGTTGTCATAGTGCTTTTAGCGGTCGCCTAGCAACGCCTTAAACAACTGTTGTCGGGAGATGCTAAGAAGCTAGCCCAGTTAAACAGTGCGTCTTTACAAACTGCCCAGGAACAGATGTCGCTTTAAGAATAATGGACCGAGAACTGAACGAAGAGGAACTGCAGGATTTGTACGCATGGATAGACAAAATATCTCTGTCTCGGCCCAAACGAAACATCACAAGAGACTTCAGCGACGGAGGTAACGTTAACCGTAGCTAGTCAACTTTAAGCTAGCTTTCGGCCTTGCTAGCAGTCCAAAGGGAGGTGGTGACTAAACAAGCTGGAGTAATATTACCTCGTATAACCGTCTCACGTAACCACTGTCTCCAGCTACAATAATCTTGTTTGGCTGTTTACGTAATTTATCAGCtcaaatgtctgtctgtctgtttatttatttacttaaacTGACTCTACCTTTCTGATTAACCCTCTGTAGTGATGGCTGCAGAGGTTGTCAAATATTTCTTCCCAAAGTTTGTTGACCTGCACAACTATATCcctgcaaactccacacagcaGAAGCTCAGTAACTGGGATCTTCTCAACAGGCAAGACATAATAATAaccatgtatttttttactctATAAAGGTGTCTGCACTCATGTACTGGAGACTTCTAGCTTGTAAATGGAATAGGCGGGAATTGCATGAAGGGCAAACAGCCTCTGCCCTTGCGCAggaaagatttacatttttacaatctgACTTTGTCAATATGTCCACATCTCCCCAAAACAttcttacacaaacacacactcaacaaaaagttaaaattcCAACATATATCTCCTAATCCAAATAAATGTTTAGCTATAAACACTGAGGCAGAACTTCAACATAGCAAGGGCCTCTGCATCTGGTCGTGAGAACTAATccaacacacacccactcaTTCTCTCCCAGGCCACTGATATGGCACATAGCCAACTACAGATTTATGGGTCTTCACTGTAAACACATTAGCCCCTATGGTGGTCATCATCACCATGCATCATCAGTTAAACCACTTTCAAGCCGCTGTTCCTATTGCAACTAGTTTTGATTCTCTTTTTATTAGTTACTAATTGTATTAGaaacatctgttttttcttcttctgtggacAGGAAGGTGTTTTCCAAGCTGAACTTCCACGTGCCTGAAGAGACAGTGAAGAGGATTGTACTGAGCACTGCAGGAGTGATAGAGCCGGTACTGAATGCCCTCAGGGAGAAGATAGACAAGAAACTAGAGCACACTACAGAGAATATactggtgtgtgttgtatgtttttatatatatatatatatatatatatgtgtgtgtgtgtgtgtgtgtgtgtgtgtgcacgcctAGAGACATccctttttgtctgtttgaatgctaattacaaaataaataaataactgggGTCCTCTTCCTTTGTAGCTAGGGGAAAATAATCGCACTTTGaacactccttttttttttaactcaggaTTTGGAATACTATGACACCAGAAACCAGGAGAAACCTCATAAAGGTAGAGTAAATATTCtgttaatgcatttacacaaaaaCCTAACATACCTTCTTATTTCTTTACTCAATCTTTTGACAGATATATATGTTGCCATATTCAACCTAAATCTCTGCAGAAGTTTCAAGTTTCTGCGATCAAGTCAGTGAAATAAACCtgattacaaaaacataacttGATGAATTAACAAGAATGGGATGACAATGTGTTTTGGCCTTGCTCCTTGTGCGTGATATATCCTAATGTTAGTGCCATTTGTGGAGGAGTGTATTAGCTGACACAGTTTGAAACCTTGACTAAAGTTGATCAGTCCAACATTTTACATATGTGAGAACAGGAAGGGAATGGGTTTAAATTTAGActaattttaatgttgctgtatcTACAGGTCAGCTGACAAACTGACAAATAAGcggaggtgtttttttttcatctgagaGGACTAGTGACTTCTATGATGGCTGAGTCTGCCTCTAAAATCCTTTTAGTTCTAAGATCTCTAATTCTTGCCCTTTCTTTCCCGTCCTGATATTGTCAGCGTTTGAGTCCTCTCAGTTGTGACAATGCTAATCTCTCCTATAGTTAGCAGCgaccacacagagacacaaacataccTACATTGAACAGCATCACACAGGATTGATAAGGGAATGCCAAGACCTTTAGGGAGTGAATCGGTGATGTGTCTTTTTTCCGTTTCCCACACCTCATCTGTTCCTGAAACAACCCTGCAAAGCTGACCTCAGGCCAGTgcctcctccctctgctcttTCCTCTTCAATCTACACCTCCTCCGCTATCAGACACACAGCTCAGGTCCTCATATCAGCTCCCAACATCACCAGAGGGCCTTTACCGCTAGCCTGAGCTCAGCACTGCAGCACTTACAAGCCTCCTAATGTTTTCTTACTTTATCTTCTAATCTAACTTCCCTGTTTCGCCCTTTTTCTTATACAGTCATTTGCCTCATATCCTCCTTGTTTTACCCTAGTTGTGTTCATAAGATTAATGGGTTGAATCCCTTTAGGTTTCTAGCAACAGCAGATTTTTTAGTCATCATGTTGTGTTCACATTATCTTTGGAGAAATTTTATAGTTTTGCTTTGTTGTCACAAGAAATTCGCCAGACCGAAGCCAAACTTGTGGCTCAGCTTGCAGGTGAAGAGatgaaaaaagatgaaaagagaagTATAAAAAACAGGTAGGATCAAATTGTTGCTTTTAATGTGACTTAATTTGAATCAAAAGCAGAGTTTATAATAATGTTggtgtattgtgttttttttcattgtatagTAAACCGCAGCAGACAGCGCAATTTTACTCAGACATGGACCCTTCTTTGCGACTAATCCTGCAGGAAAAGGAGCAAGCTGTCATGGCTCTGCAGGAGACTGtggaggtacacacacacacacacacacacacacacacacacacacacacacacacacacacaccatttgaCTCATGGAACACATGTCTGACTGTAGAACATctgcaaacaaagttttcttcagtttttatGCCCTCAGGGTCTTTGTCATGCACGTGATATTGttgctctggtgtgtgtgtgtggagtaaGACATTTAGGTGTGTTTGATACATATTGGTCATAAGCTGTGTCAGCAGTGGTCAGTGAGTCAGGGGCTGCTCAGCggatataacttttttttcttctctgcctcTAGCCACATCTGCAtgttaagaaagaaaaatgacacagaTGTGCAACTTTTCATCAGTGAG
This portion of the Etheostoma cragini isolate CJK2018 chromosome 17, CSU_Ecrag_1.0, whole genome shotgun sequence genome encodes:
- the adam8a gene encoding disintegrin and metalloproteinase domain-containing protein 8a, which gives rise to MQYSGYFIWIFLSSWGIIAGNEMTLPHVMKYQTVIPQRLKDSSRINDAATHQTYPDVLQYSLTIRGKNQTLHLEKNKDLVGKNFSVTYYSDQGTQVTSTPDLRVHCYYHGHIVGVDDSAASVGLCSGIKGFVRHQDQMYLIEPLAGAEAGKQNDGQISVVNGDEVLHAVYNYKHLRRKRSSCSHGNTTTYYDHGSRPYGLFQLGSLKSRAQTKDRTGKSKTVELVVVVDNKEYKKFGSKKTIEARALEIANHVDKLYRPMGVRVMLVGLDIWSYRDQMEVSTNPELTLSRFLEWRQRSLLPRTKHDNAQFITGVDFDGSTVGLANTNSMCTSNSGAVNEDHNINSIGVASTIAHEMGHNLGLSHDSENCVCGSLTSKKGCIMAESVGLVYPELFSSCSQQQLSRFLEEVNPACLLDTPSTDRIYGGPVCGNAFLEPGEECDCGTAEECKNTCCNATTCTLNAGAQCAEGECCHNCQLKPTGSVCRPKTGGCDLAEYCTGFSASCPTDSYAQNGLSCNRGKGYCYNGQCPSRQEHCKRLWGPDAEVAPDVCFHQHGNCRKTLFSQRCSSRDQSCGTLFCSGGWEFPVTSRKSFYKVGNGDICNEATMNPEDNYPADLGIVPVGTKCGNNMVCYNQRCQDIKNIKVYGTNDCSAKCNNHGVCNHERQCHCDPGWAPPFCDVEQSELPEEASMLVLLVSLMVGLFLLSVLVIGSLMCCIKKMRPAKRCFQSTSGQTNPLFRSSGTRGSPRLGSTHISLPTFVESSASQVCKSLSSVRPHTRALKPSRAAPLPPKNLSVVSQPSKIEQVLRPFMQPVSSKPIYSENKPLPPSRPLPPLATKLIMKPKPPMPPVKPKPSAVQSQLPHTQLVAGRAALMPQSRPR
- the spef1 gene encoding sperm flagellar protein 1 isoform X2, whose product is MDRELNEEELQDLYAWIDKISLSRPKRNITRDFSDGVMAAEVVKYFFPKFVDLHNYIPANSTQQKLSNWDLLNRKVFSKLNFHVPEETVKRIVLSTAGVIEPVLNALREKIDKKLEHTTENILDLEYYDTRNQEKPHKEIRQTEAKLVAQLAGEEMKKDEKRSIKNSKPQQTAQFYSDMDPSLRLILQEKEQAVMALQETVEILQMKVNRLEHLVHLKDMRIEDLMRHLDTYKAKGNTR
- the spef1 gene encoding sperm flagellar protein 1 isoform X3, with amino-acid sequence MDRELNEEELQDLYAWIDKISLSRPKRNITRDFSDGVMAAEVVKYFFPKFVDLHNYIPANSTQQKLSNWDLLNRKVFSKLNFHVPEETVKRIVLSTAGVIEPVLNALREKIDKKLEHTTDLEYYDTRNQEKPHKEIRQTEAKLVAQLAGEEMKKDEKRSIKNSKPQQTAQFYSDMDPSLRLILQEKEQAVMALQETVEILQMKVNRLEHLVHLKDMRIEDLMRHLDTYKAKGNTR
- the spef1 gene encoding sperm flagellar protein 1 isoform X4; this encodes MDRELNEEELQDLYAWIDKISLSRPKRNITRDFSDGVMAAEVVKYFFPKFVDLHNYIPANSTQQKLSNWDLLNRKVFSKLNFHVPEETVKRIVLSTAGVIEPDLEYYDTRNQEKPHKEIRQTEAKLVAQLAGEEMKKDEKRSIKNSKPQQTAQFYSDMDPSLRLILQEKEQAVMALQETVEILQMKVNRLEHLVHLKDMRIEDLMRHLDTYKAKGNTR
- the spef1 gene encoding sperm flagellar protein 1 isoform X1; the encoded protein is MDRELNEEELQDLYAWIDKISLSRPKRNITRDFSDGVMAAEVVKYFFPKFVDLHNYIPANSTQQKLSNWDLLNRKVFSKLNFHVPEETVKRIVLSTAGVIEPVLNALREKIDKKLEHTTENILVCVDLEYYDTRNQEKPHKEIRQTEAKLVAQLAGEEMKKDEKRSIKNSKPQQTAQFYSDMDPSLRLILQEKEQAVMALQETVEILQMKVNRLEHLVHLKDMRIEDLMRHLDTYKAKGNTR